In Roseofilum casamattae BLCC-M143, a single window of DNA contains:
- a CDS encoding TIGR03032 family protein, with translation MTFDPKLAPPTAAPIACHADPEFLQWFSQANYSLILSTYQAGSVILLGWNGKQMSLLLRQFDKPMGIAVSGDRLALATRHQVFQFANSPVLATDYLEQQRGRYDSLYLPRVSYFTGDLNIHDLAFAGEQLWIVNTRFSCLSTLSAEYNFIPQWQPPFISELVPEDRCHLNGLAVANGRPKYVTALGNSDRAGGWRSQKATGGIIIDIDTGDLVYQGLSMPHSPHWYKGYLWVLNSGAGELWRIDTNAQTHDVICALPGFSRGLAFVGDYAIVGVSQIRETNIFGDLPVQKRFPQLLCGLAVINLTTGKPTGQLTFSRGTEELYDVQVLPQTTRPTLLNLDKEATRQAFSTPDFAYWLRPSSEKLQGLS, from the coding sequence ATGACCTTCGATCCAAAATTGGCGCCCCCAACCGCAGCACCCATCGCCTGTCATGCCGATCCAGAATTTTTGCAGTGGTTCTCCCAAGCGAACTACAGCCTCATCCTCAGCACTTATCAAGCAGGAAGCGTTATCCTCCTCGGATGGAACGGCAAGCAAATGAGCCTGCTCTTGCGCCAGTTCGATAAACCCATGGGAATAGCTGTTTCCGGAGACCGCCTCGCTCTGGCAACCCGCCACCAAGTCTTCCAGTTTGCCAACTCCCCCGTCCTCGCCACCGACTACCTGGAACAACAACGGGGACGCTACGATAGTCTCTATCTTCCTCGAGTCAGTTATTTTACCGGAGACTTAAATATCCACGATCTTGCCTTCGCCGGAGAGCAGCTCTGGATCGTCAATACGCGCTTCTCCTGCCTCTCCACCCTCTCTGCCGAGTATAACTTTATTCCCCAATGGCAGCCCCCCTTCATCAGCGAACTGGTTCCGGAAGATCGCTGTCACCTTAATGGTTTAGCTGTGGCGAACGGCCGTCCGAAATATGTCACGGCATTGGGCAACAGCGATCGCGCGGGAGGTTGGCGATCGCAAAAAGCTACCGGCGGCATTATTATCGATATCGATACCGGAGACCTAGTTTACCAAGGTCTATCTATGCCTCATTCTCCCCACTGGTATAAGGGATATCTCTGGGTGCTCAACTCCGGTGCGGGAGAACTCTGGCGCATTGATACGAACGCACAAACTCATGATGTCATTTGCGCTCTCCCCGGATTCAGTCGGGGTCTGGCTTTTGTGGGAGACTATGCGATCGTAGGGGTATCGCAAATTCGCGAAACCAACATCTTCGGCGACTTACCCGTACAAAAACGATTTCCTCAGCTCCTCTGCGGTTTAGCTGTCATTAATCTCACCACCGGAAAACCAACCGGTCAACTCACCTTTTCTCGCGGCACGGAGGAATTATATGACGTGCAAGTTCTGCCCCAGACGACTCGCCCCACATTACTAAATCTAGACAAAGAAGCCACCCGTCAAGCCTTTAGCACTCCAGACTTTGCCTACTGGTTGCGCCCGTCCTCCGAGAAACTCCAGGGGTTGTCGTAG
- a CDS encoding Calx-beta domain-containing protein: MPLNPLGSEFQVNSTTANVQRLADIAIDNDGDFVIAWTSYFQDGDISGVYAQRYNNSGTAQGGEFQVNTETASFQYEPTVAVDADGDFAIAWTSGQQDGSGYGIYAQRYNAAGVAQGGEFRVNTTTNDAQSSPSMGMSDNGSFVIAWTSNNQDGSAEGVYGQRYNSDGTTAGSEFQVNTETNDSQAFPSVAVNANGDFVIVWQSNSQDGSGAGIYAQRYDSNGNTVGGEFRVNSFTSDDQRNPSVSLNDTGEFVVTWESASQDGSIEGVYAQRYDNNGSTVGAEFQVNTFTTGQQRSPEVSIDNTGAFYITWESEGQDGSGRGVYARQYNSQGQPDGAEFQVNTFTNNNQSNPDVAVAENGQVAIAWQSDGQDGDSLGIYAQRYVSNTIVEFSAATYQVNENGTLVNGEITLTRSGNIGSASEVRVNITGGTATAGANEDYDNSNFPLTVTFNANETSKTIPVTIQQDTTTEPTETITFDVESINNTEIGSQNTTTLEILDDDIPGVTIAPNTGLTTTEAGGTATFTAVLNTQPTADVTVSLVSSDTTEGTVSPTSLTFTTANWNVAQPVTLTGINDDIADGNIDYTVTATAASSDANYSSLQPQQITITNIDNDIPGITVTPTTGLTTTEGGGTDTFTVVLNTQPSADVTIGVSSDDTSEGTIAPATLTFTTANWNSAQTVTVTGVDDQVDDGDVAYNVILAAATSNDTDYNGVDPTDVSVTNLEVGSLVVEESGGSTSIAEGGNTDTYTLRLSRPPAGSLIVNVSPDSQSTVQPTTITFTPAANQPNSWNVPQTVTVTAVDDSANEGTHTSTITHNITTTNPNDAGFTSSPVPTVTATITDNDGGGGSPSGNVTFVESGGSTNLTEGGATDSYTLVLSQQPTADVTITATPDTQSTVAPTSFTFTTSNWNVPQTATLTAVDDTAVEGNHTSTIAHTSSSTDAAFNNITLASITAAIADNDTTPTPTPTPTPTPTPTPTPAPTPTPAPTPTPTPTPAPTPTPTPTPTPTPTPGNSENQNIFGTTGNDNIDGGAGNDQISGLQGNDGLLGGTGNDGINGNEGNDLINGNPGNDLLYGGQGNDVLYGGRDNDIVFGNQGLDQLFGDFGNDVLYGGQGNDTVQGSQGLDQLFGDFGNDLLYGGADNDTLQGGDGNDTLSGDLGADILSGGLGADVFVLRTGTAVNQLNQADFIVDFQVGDRIGLTGGATAQTIVLENVAGNTVIRSSTNGPILGIIANTPPNALSPNSFVPVNIGVV; encoded by the coding sequence ATGCCTCTTAATCCGCTCGGTTCCGAATTTCAAGTTAATAGCACAACAGCGAACGTGCAACGTCTGGCAGACATTGCCATTGATAACGATGGCGATTTTGTCATTGCATGGACGAGCTACTTTCAGGATGGAGACATATCGGGTGTTTATGCCCAACGCTACAACAATAGCGGTACGGCTCAAGGTGGCGAGTTCCAAGTTAATACAGAAACCGCGAGTTTTCAATACGAGCCAACAGTTGCTGTCGATGCAGACGGAGATTTTGCGATCGCCTGGACGAGCGGTCAACAAGATGGCAGTGGCTATGGCATTTACGCCCAACGCTACAATGCTGCCGGAGTGGCTCAAGGAGGAGAGTTTAGAGTTAATACCACCACTAATGATGCTCAGTCTTCCCCCAGTATGGGGATGAGTGACAATGGTAGCTTTGTCATTGCTTGGACGAGCAACAATCAGGATGGTAGCGCGGAAGGAGTCTACGGGCAACGATACAATAGTGATGGCACGACTGCTGGCTCAGAATTCCAAGTCAATACTGAAACCAATGACTCCCAAGCGTTTCCCTCAGTGGCAGTAAATGCGAACGGCGATTTTGTTATTGTTTGGCAGAGTAACAGTCAAGATGGCAGTGGAGCAGGCATTTATGCCCAGCGTTATGACAGTAATGGCAATACAGTTGGCGGTGAATTTAGGGTCAATAGCTTTACTTCCGACGATCAACGCAACCCCTCCGTCTCGCTCAACGATACTGGAGAATTTGTTGTTACTTGGGAGAGCGCCAGCCAAGATGGCAGCATTGAAGGCGTTTATGCCCAACGCTACGACAATAACGGCAGTACAGTTGGTGCGGAGTTCCAGGTTAATACGTTTACCACCGGACAACAGCGATCGCCAGAAGTTTCCATAGACAATACCGGCGCATTCTATATTACCTGGGAAAGTGAAGGGCAAGATGGCAGCGGACGCGGGGTATACGCTCGGCAGTATAACTCCCAAGGACAACCCGATGGGGCCGAATTTCAAGTTAATACCTTTACCAATAACAATCAAAGTAACCCAGATGTTGCAGTGGCTGAGAATGGGCAAGTTGCGATCGCTTGGCAAAGTGACGGCCAAGATGGAGATAGCCTGGGTATTTACGCGCAACGTTACGTTTCCAATACCATCGTTGAGTTTTCCGCAGCCACCTACCAAGTCAACGAAAATGGCACCCTAGTTAACGGAGAAATTACCCTGACGCGATCGGGTAATATAGGCAGTGCGTCCGAAGTCCGAGTGAATATTACTGGGGGCACGGCTACAGCTGGAGCTAATGAAGACTACGACAACAGCAACTTCCCTCTAACGGTTACCTTTAACGCGAACGAAACCAGCAAAACCATTCCGGTTACCATTCAACAAGACACCACCACCGAACCCACTGAAACCATTACCTTCGATGTTGAAAGTATCAATAATACCGAGATTGGTTCCCAGAATACCACCACTCTGGAGATCTTAGATGATGATATTCCCGGCGTGACGATCGCTCCCAATACCGGATTAACAACCACCGAAGCGGGCGGCACGGCAACCTTCACTGCTGTTCTCAATACTCAACCCACTGCTGATGTTACGGTTAGCCTCGTCAGTAGCGACACCACAGAGGGAACTGTTTCTCCCACCAGCTTAACTTTTACCACTGCCAATTGGAACGTCGCTCAACCCGTTACCCTGACTGGAATTAATGACGATATTGCCGATGGTAATATTGACTATACGGTGACGGCAACCGCTGCCAGCAGCGATGCCAACTACAGCAGCCTGCAACCGCAACAAATTACGATTACGAACATTGATAACGATATTCCTGGAATTACGGTTACGCCCACAACTGGATTGACCACAACCGAAGGAGGAGGCACGGATACCTTTACGGTGGTTCTCAACACCCAACCGAGCGCCGATGTCACCATTGGAGTCAGTAGCGACGATACTAGCGAAGGAACTATTGCTCCAGCAACATTAACCTTTACCACTGCAAATTGGAATAGCGCGCAAACCGTAACGGTAACCGGGGTTGACGACCAAGTTGACGATGGCGATGTGGCTTACAACGTCATCCTCGCTGCGGCAACGAGTAACGACACGGACTACAATGGCGTCGATCCGACCGATGTCTCGGTGACGAATCTGGAAGTTGGATCCCTGGTTGTAGAAGAGTCCGGTGGCAGCACGAGTATCGCTGAAGGAGGCAATACAGATACTTATACCCTGCGTTTGAGCCGTCCTCCTGCGGGCAGTTTAATTGTTAACGTTAGCCCCGATAGCCAGTCTACCGTCCAACCCACCACTATTACCTTTACGCCGGCAGCCAATCAGCCGAATAGCTGGAATGTACCGCAAACCGTGACCGTGACGGCTGTGGATGATAGTGCGAATGAAGGGACTCATACCAGCACGATTACTCATAACATTACGACGACTAATCCGAATGATGCTGGCTTCACTAGTTCTCCCGTCCCAACGGTTACTGCAACCATTACCGATAATGATGGGGGTGGTGGTTCGCCTTCAGGAAATGTAACGTTTGTTGAGTCTGGAGGCAGCACGAACTTAACGGAGGGAGGCGCAACCGATAGCTATACCTTAGTCTTATCTCAGCAACCAACAGCGGATGTAACGATTACGGCGACTCCGGATACTCAGTCTACGGTGGCTCCAACGAGCTTTACGTTTACGACAAGCAATTGGAACGTGCCGCAAACGGCAACGCTAACGGCTGTGGATGACACGGCAGTTGAGGGGAACCATACCAGTACGATCGCTCATACGAGCAGCAGTACGGATGCGGCGTTCAATAATATTACCTTAGCGAGTATTACGGCGGCGATCGCAGATAACGACACAACTCCGACGCCAACTCCGACGCCAACTCCGACTCCGACACCAACTCCGACACCAGCGCCAACTCCAACCCCAGCGCCAACTCCAACCCCAACTCCAACCCCAGCGCCAACACCAACCCCAACCCCAACCCCAACACCAACCCCAACCCCAGGCAACTCAGAAAATCAGAATATCTTTGGTACTACTGGAAATGACAACATTGACGGCGGTGCTGGAAACGACCAAATCTCTGGGTTACAAGGCAATGATGGCTTGCTCGGAGGTACGGGTAATGATGGCATTAACGGCAATGAAGGCAATGACCTCATTAATGGTAACCCAGGCAATGACTTGCTTTATGGCGGTCAAGGTAATGACGTGCTCTATGGCGGTCGGGATAATGATATCGTGTTTGGCAACCAAGGATTAGACCAACTCTTCGGAGATTTTGGTAACGACGTGCTTTATGGCGGTCAAGGCAATGATACCGTTCAAGGCAGCCAGGGATTAGACCAACTCTTTGGAGATTTTGGCAACGACCTGCTCTATGGTGGAGCGGACAATGATACCTTGCAAGGGGGTGATGGTAACGATACCCTCAGTGGCGATTTAGGTGCAGATATTCTCTCTGGAGGACTCGGCGCCGATGTTTTTGTTCTGCGCACCGGAACCGCAGTCAATCAACTCAACCAAGCTGATTTTATCGTTGATTTCCAAGTTGGCGATCGCATTGGTTTAACCGGGGGAGCAACCGCACAGACCATTGTCCTCGAGAATGTAGCTGGTAATACAGTGATTCGCTCGAGTACCAACGGTCCGATTTTAGGGATTATTGCGAATACTCCACCCAATGCTTTATCGCCAAATAGTTTTGTTCCGGTCAATATTGGAGTCGTTTAA